Proteins encoded in a region of the Acipenser ruthenus chromosome 43, fAciRut3.2 maternal haplotype, whole genome shotgun sequence genome:
- the LOC131709436 gene encoding C-type mannose receptor 2-like encodes MEEKAELTILCMWQIFGFCVPAYNQIRKHVFVETEKSWSGAQSYCREKHTDLATVRSQEEAKQLLNITGASLGDSWIGLYRDDTQNWQWSNSDDVIYSNWRADLFCASVNSDGKWTDLPCHLQEAFMCYKETSNITERYTLIEELKTWTEAQQYCREHHTDLVSIKNASENEEIVKKAQGKPFWIGLFNEPWKWSRQGDNYTFHNWNYGQPNNGGGDDNCVLMSKTGEWFDYGCNSQNSFFCCEGSSSGQCFYEGTGKTWQGAQSYCRNQGRDLPTIQDQARINKLICLTPSFTVYNWYYWIGLYHDKENWQWSSGGDVIYSNWGRYLFCASVNSEGEWEDSLCSQRNYFMCYSEPSNITERYTLIEELKTWTEAQQYCREHHTDLVSIKNASENEEIVKKAQGKPFWIGLFNEPWKWSHQGDNYTFHNWNYWEPNNGGGDEKCVAMSKTGQWFDYGCNSQKSFFCCEGTSTSPEPCT; translated from the exons ATGGAAGAAAAGGCAGAGTTGACAATCTTGTGTATGTGGCAGATCTTTG GGTTTTGTGTACCTGCGTACAACCAGATCAGAAAACACGTGTTTGTGGAAACTGAGAAGAGCTGGTCTggagctcagagctactgtagagagaagcacacagacctggccactgtgcgcagccaggaaGAAGCAAAGCAGCTCTTAAATATTACAGGAGCTTCTCTCGGGGAttcctggatcgggctgtatcgtgatgacacacagaactggcagtggtctaacagcgatgatgtcatctactccaactggagggCAGACCTGTtttgtgcttcagtcaattcagacgGAAAGTGGACTGATTTACCCTGCCACCTTCAGGAAGCCTTCATGTGCTACAAAG agaccagcaacataactgagagatacaccctgattgaagaactgaaaacctggactgaagctcagcagtactgtagagaacaccacactgacctcgtcagtataaagaacgccagtgaaaatgaagaaatagtgaagaaagcgcagggcaagcccttctggataggcctgttcaatgagccctggaagtggtcacgccagggggataactacacatttcacaactggaacTATGGGCAACCAAACAATGGGGGAGGGGATGATAACTGTGTGTTGATGAGTAAGACTGGTGAATGGTTTGACTATGGCTGCAACTCTCAGAactccttcttctgctgtgagg gcagctcctctggtcagtgtttctATGAAGGAACTGGGAAGACATGGCAGggagctcagagctactgcagaaaccaaggcAGAGACCTGCCCACCATTCAAGACCAGGCCAGGATTAATAAGCTTATATGTCTTACAccttcatttactgtatataactgGTATtactggatcgggctgtatcatgacaaagagaactggcagtggtccagtggaggtgatgtcatctactccaactggggacgatacctcttctgtgcttcagtgaattcagagggagagtgggaggattcactctgcagtcagagaaactatttcatgtgctacagcg agcccagcaacatcactgagagatacaccctgattgaagaactgaaaacctggactgaagctcagcagtactgtagagaacaccacaccgacctcgtcagtataaagaacgccagtgaaaatgaagaaatagtgaagaaagcgcagggcaagcccttctggataggcctgttcaatgagccctggaagtggtcacaccagggggataactacacatttcacaactggaacTATTGGGAACCAAACAATGGGGGAGGGGATGAGAAGTGTGTGGCGATGAGTAAGACTGGTCAATGGTTTGACTATGGCTGCAACTCTCAGAagtccttcttctgctgtgagg GTACCAGCACCTCACCTgagccctgcacttaa